A section of the Paenibacillus odorifer genome encodes:
- a CDS encoding NlpC/P60 family protein: protein MDVEFGKEIENAISWAKERLGSQEYPLRCLAFVEDAYERSNGIEMWEGSDARESAELYDAHKNTGAPPAGAFVFYTCSGLVDGELKDWGHVALALGNGEAIHAWDKVRIDHYMEICHLQAAPGWSQPELIGWAPVERVLAGIQKKQWD, encoded by the coding sequence ATGGACGTGGAATTTGGCAAGGAAATTGAGAATGCTATTAGTTGGGCTAAAGAGCGGCTGGGGTCGCAGGAGTATCCGCTGCGTTGTCTTGCTTTTGTTGAAGATGCATATGAAAGAAGCAATGGGATCGAAATGTGGGAAGGCAGCGATGCACGTGAATCCGCTGAGCTGTACGATGCGCACAAGAACACCGGGGCTCCGCCAGCTGGCGCGTTTGTTTTTTATACTTGCTCAGGTTTGGTGGACGGTGAGCTTAAGGATTGGGGGCATGTAGCTTTGGCCCTTGGGAATGGCGAGGCCATTCATGCCTGGGATAAAGTAAGGATAGATCACTACATGGAAATTTGCCATCTGCAAGCTGCTCCAGGCTGGAGCCAACCAGAACTTATCGGCTGGGCACCTGTAGAGCGAGTTCTTGCCGGGATTCAGAAGAAACAATGGGACTAG
- a CDS encoding TIGR00266 family protein: MSAHEIDYAIMGEEIQCVEVQLDPGESVIAEAGSFMMMDQEITMETIFGDGSGGSRGSGLMGKLMGAGKRLLTGESLFMTVFTHSGSYGRKSVTFAAPYPGKIIPLDLQQYGGKIICQKDSFLCAAKGVSIGIEFQRKLGTGFFGGEGFIMQKLEGDGLSFVHSGGYVMERTLQPGETLKLDTGCLVAMTSSVDYNIEFVKGVKTALFGGEGLFFATLRGPGKVWVQSLPFSRMADRILSAAGNSGRKEEGSVLGGLGNLLDGR; this comes from the coding sequence ATGAGTGCTCATGAGATTGATTATGCCATTATGGGTGAGGAAATACAGTGTGTAGAGGTGCAGCTTGACCCAGGAGAGAGTGTAATTGCCGAAGCCGGGAGCTTCATGATGATGGATCAGGAAATAACAATGGAGACGATATTTGGTGACGGCAGCGGAGGCTCGCGTGGAAGTGGCTTGATGGGGAAGCTGATGGGCGCGGGCAAACGTCTGTTGACAGGTGAAAGCTTGTTTATGACCGTCTTCACACACAGTGGTTCTTATGGGCGTAAAAGTGTTACCTTTGCTGCTCCGTATCCAGGCAAAATCATCCCGCTCGACTTGCAGCAATACGGTGGAAAAATCATCTGTCAAAAGGATTCGTTCCTTTGCGCGGCAAAGGGCGTTTCAATCGGTATTGAATTTCAGCGTAAGCTGGGTACTGGCTTTTTTGGTGGGGAAGGTTTTATTATGCAAAAGCTGGAGGGTGATGGACTTTCATTTGTACACTCTGGCGGTTATGTTATGGAACGCACACTTCAACCGGGAGAGACGCTTAAGCTGGACACTGGCTGTCTAGTCGCTATGACGTCTTCGGTGGATTACAATATTGAGTTTGTAAAAGGGGTCAAAACCGCGCTGTTCGGCGGTGAAGGCCTGTTCTTCGCAACGTTGCGCGGACCCGGCAAGGTGTGGGTACAATCGCTGCCATTCAGCCGAATGGCCGATCGCATCCTGTCCGCTGCCGGCAACAGCGGTCGGAAAGAAGAAGGAAGCGTGCTTGGTGGGCTTGGTAATTTGCTGGATGGCAGATAA
- a CDS encoding rhodanese-related sulfurtransferase, translating into MNPQSEYAILLYYKFVKVPDAELFAQEHLAYCKELDVKGRILISDEGINGTLSGTVAQTEQYMKDLRANPLFSDIVFKIDEADAHAFKKIFVRYKKELVTFRVEDELDPNVITGEHLAPKDFYEMMQRDDVVILDGRTGYEFDLGHFRGSIRPEVDSFKEFPDWIRENMSDLKDKPILTYCTGGIRCEKLSGFMMKEGFEQVYQLDGGIVTYGKDPEVQGQLFDGKCYVFDERISVQINHTDEDIVVGRCHHCGQPADQFINCANDACHLQHICCEDCETQHSGHCSDECEAITNTVG; encoded by the coding sequence ATGAATCCACAATCGGAATATGCAATTCTGCTATACTATAAATTTGTAAAAGTGCCGGATGCAGAACTATTCGCCCAGGAGCATTTGGCTTACTGCAAAGAGCTTGATGTAAAGGGACGAATTCTCATTTCTGATGAAGGCATTAACGGAACACTATCAGGTACGGTTGCCCAAACCGAGCAATACATGAAGGATTTGCGCGCAAACCCTCTGTTTAGCGATATCGTCTTCAAGATCGATGAGGCTGATGCTCATGCCTTCAAAAAGATCTTCGTTCGTTATAAAAAGGAACTCGTGACGTTCCGGGTCGAGGATGAACTGGACCCTAACGTGATTACCGGAGAGCATCTGGCGCCTAAAGATTTCTACGAAATGATGCAGCGCGACGATGTGGTGATTCTGGATGGTCGTACCGGCTACGAATTCGATCTTGGTCATTTCCGCGGCTCCATCCGCCCCGAAGTAGACAGCTTCAAAGAATTCCCGGACTGGATTCGCGAGAATATGAGCGACCTTAAGGATAAACCAATCCTGACCTACTGTACAGGCGGGATCCGCTGCGAGAAATTAAGCGGGTTTATGATGAAGGAAGGCTTTGAGCAGGTGTACCAGTTGGATGGCGGCATTGTGACTTATGGTAAAGACCCTGAGGTACAGGGCCAACTGTTTGATGGAAAATGTTATGTCTTCGATGAGCGGATCTCCGTACAGATTAATCATACCGACGAGGATATCGTTGTCGGACGTTGCCATCACTGCGGTCAGCCAGCTGACCAATTTATCAATTGCGCCAATGATGCTTGTCATCTTCAGCATATTTGCTGTGAGGACTGTGAAACACAGCACAGTGGTCATTGTTCGGACGAATGCGAAGCTATCACGAATACCGTGGGCTAA
- a CDS encoding YitT family protein, translated as MRNHNYGVNVLLRLTVILFGTFLLAFTYYHINFQNHLSEGGFVGLSLLGKYVLGISPSISTLLLDVPVLLIAWMFKGKAFVCNTFVSVGAFTIFYGLMERYSGLVINLQDNLALAALLSGVLTGLGAGIILRSGGASGGDDILSLLVSEWKGIKVGTVFIMMDVIVLALSLFYMPVKETMYTVMAVVVAGYVITFTTSLGKPKLVKSPKIQSTLRKPHDGTVM; from the coding sequence ATGAGGAACCACAATTACGGAGTGAATGTACTGCTCCGATTGACAGTCATTTTGTTTGGAACATTTTTGCTTGCATTTACTTATTATCACATCAATTTTCAGAATCATTTGTCAGAGGGCGGATTCGTAGGATTATCGCTGCTTGGCAAATATGTATTAGGAATTTCACCTTCGATTTCAACTCTGCTTCTAGACGTTCCAGTACTCTTGATAGCATGGATGTTCAAAGGGAAAGCGTTCGTGTGCAACACTTTTGTTTCTGTAGGAGCTTTTACAATCTTCTATGGTCTCATGGAACGTTATTCCGGTTTGGTCATCAACTTGCAGGACAATTTGGCATTAGCAGCTCTTTTGTCCGGCGTACTGACAGGTTTAGGAGCGGGAATTATCCTGCGGAGTGGCGGGGCTAGCGGTGGAGACGATATTTTGTCGCTGCTGGTTAGTGAATGGAAGGGAATCAAAGTAGGTACGGTATTCATCATGATGGATGTAATCGTTCTGGCACTATCACTCTTTTATATGCCTGTTAAAGAAACGATGTATACAGTGATGGCTGTAGTCGTAGCTGGCTATGTAATCACTTTTACAACCTCTTTAGGCAAACCAAAGCTAGTGAAGTCGCCAAAGATTCAATCTACTTTGCGTAAACCTCATGATGGTACGGTAATGTGA
- a CDS encoding Crp/Fnr family transcriptional regulator — protein MILHKGEVLFRQGDSCDFLFKVKSGLFKVTRLHENGNMVLFNILYPGEMVPHHSLISPKEAHGTAVAMMKSEVEAVPSAEWYQQLRDDPGQAMEIARLLQEKVRFMQTRLDHLTVGTPAERMELLTRWFNDYSHGAALTELLTQEEIGQLIGVRRETINRLLRSTE, from the coding sequence ATGATATTACATAAGGGGGAAGTCTTGTTCCGCCAAGGAGACAGCTGTGATTTTTTATTTAAGGTAAAAAGCGGGCTGTTCAAGGTCACAAGACTTCATGAGAATGGGAACATGGTGTTATTTAACATCCTGTATCCTGGTGAGATGGTTCCCCATCATTCACTCATTTCGCCAAAGGAGGCGCATGGAACGGCAGTTGCGATGATGAAGAGCGAGGTGGAGGCAGTTCCATCAGCAGAATGGTATCAACAGCTGCGGGATGATCCTGGTCAAGCGATGGAAATCGCCAGACTGCTTCAGGAGAAGGTACGGTTTATGCAGACACGGCTGGATCATCTTACTGTAGGTACACCTGCAGAACGTATGGAATTGCTAACCCGCTGGTTTAATGACTATTCTCATGGCGCAGCGCTAACAGAGTTATTGACCCAGGAAGAAATAGGGCAATTGATCGGTGTAAGACGTGAAACAATCAACCGTTTGCTGCGGAGTACAGAGTGA
- a CDS encoding PTS fructose transporter subunit IIABC, with protein sequence MKITDLMIKETMIMDLKATTKEAAIDELIASLAASGRINDPILFKEMILKREEQSSTGIGGGIAMPHAKTKAVNEATVVFAKSAKGVEFESLDDEPARIFFMIAAPEGAGNMHLRTLASLSRLLIDSEFIEQLMNTQTPDEVSALFDAKQAEGEAKEKENEAAETAAKSEPERVIVGNPDSQAFVVAVTACPTGIAHTFMAEDALKKKALEMGVNIRVETNGSEGAKNVLTPDEIRRASGVIVAADKKVEMARFDGKPVLQRPVSDGIRKSEELIRKAMNGEAPIYHNEGRGGNDEGSKEKSGSIGSKIYKDLMNGISHMLPFVVGGGILLAISFLIEQVGGADHPLFQLLQTIGGGDGAFHFLIPVLAGFIALSIGDRPALMPGMVGGYMALNSNAGFLGGLAAGFLAGYVIIGLRKVFAGLPKTLDGLKPILLYPVFGLLITGGLMYYLFDPVFSWINVGLIDWLNDLGTVNAVILGLVLGGMMAIDMGGPFNKAAYTFAIGVFTTSGNTNGFMMAAVMAGGMVPPLAIALASTFFKNKFTEEERKSGLTNYVLGLSFITEGAIPFAAADPLRVLTSCILGSAVAGGLTQLWNINVPAPHGGIFVAALSSHALLFLLAVLIGSVISGLMLGLWKKPLEAK encoded by the coding sequence ATGAAAATAACGGATTTAATGATAAAAGAAACTATGATCATGGATCTAAAAGCTACAACTAAGGAAGCTGCAATTGATGAATTGATTGCAAGTCTTGCTGCTAGTGGCCGAATTAATGATCCGATCCTTTTTAAAGAGATGATTCTGAAGCGCGAAGAGCAATCCAGTACTGGGATTGGTGGCGGTATCGCGATGCCGCACGCTAAGACTAAAGCGGTAAATGAAGCGACGGTTGTATTTGCTAAGAGCGCAAAGGGAGTGGAGTTTGAATCCCTTGATGATGAGCCAGCACGTATCTTCTTTATGATTGCCGCTCCAGAAGGAGCAGGCAATATGCATCTTCGTACACTGGCCTCATTGTCCAGACTACTGATCGATAGCGAGTTCATTGAACAGCTTATGAATACTCAGACTCCGGATGAGGTATCAGCTTTGTTTGATGCCAAGCAGGCGGAAGGCGAAGCTAAGGAGAAAGAGAACGAAGCCGCTGAAACTGCCGCAAAGTCAGAGCCTGAACGTGTAATCGTGGGCAACCCGGATTCCCAAGCTTTTGTCGTAGCTGTAACTGCTTGTCCTACAGGCATTGCGCACACTTTTATGGCTGAAGATGCCCTTAAGAAAAAAGCTCTAGAAATGGGAGTTAATATCCGTGTAGAGACGAATGGTTCAGAAGGGGCCAAAAACGTACTCACCCCTGATGAGATTCGGCGTGCAAGCGGTGTAATTGTTGCAGCTGATAAAAAGGTGGAAATGGCCCGTTTTGACGGTAAACCTGTACTGCAAAGACCGGTAAGTGATGGCATCCGTAAGTCGGAAGAGCTTATTCGTAAAGCTATGAATGGGGAAGCGCCGATCTATCACAATGAAGGTCGCGGTGGCAATGACGAAGGGTCTAAAGAGAAATCTGGCAGTATCGGCAGTAAAATATATAAGGACTTAATGAATGGGATCTCCCACATGCTTCCGTTTGTAGTCGGTGGCGGTATTCTGCTGGCAATCTCCTTCCTGATTGAACAAGTAGGTGGAGCAGATCATCCGCTGTTCCAGTTACTGCAGACAATCGGTGGCGGAGATGGTGCCTTCCATTTCCTAATTCCAGTCCTTGCTGGATTTATAGCGCTTAGCATTGGTGATCGTCCGGCTCTGATGCCAGGTATGGTTGGGGGCTACATGGCCTTGAATTCCAATGCTGGGTTCCTCGGCGGGCTGGCTGCTGGTTTCTTGGCGGGTTATGTAATTATCGGACTACGTAAAGTATTTGCAGGTCTGCCTAAAACACTTGACGGACTGAAGCCGATCCTGTTATACCCGGTATTCGGGCTTCTAATTACCGGTGGATTGATGTATTACCTGTTCGATCCGGTCTTTAGCTGGATCAATGTCGGACTGATCGATTGGCTTAATGATCTTGGAACTGTTAATGCTGTTATTCTGGGCCTGGTTCTCGGTGGCATGATGGCCATAGATATGGGTGGACCTTTCAATAAAGCTGCTTATACTTTTGCCATCGGTGTATTCACTACCAGTGGCAATACCAACGGCTTCATGATGGCTGCTGTAATGGCCGGGGGGATGGTGCCTCCACTTGCAATAGCACTGGCTTCTACTTTCTTTAAGAATAAATTCACGGAAGAAGAACGTAAATCAGGCTTAACGAACTATGTGCTGGGCTTGTCGTTCATTACGGAAGGGGCCATTCCATTCGCCGCAGCCGACCCACTTCGTGTCCTAACCTCTTGTATTCTTGGTTCGGCCGTTGCTGGAGGTCTTACACAGCTTTGGAATATCAACGTGCCTGCTCCGCATGGCGGGATCTTTGTAGCTGCCCTTTCAAGCCACGCGCTGTTGTTCCTGTTGGCTGTTCTGATCGGTTCGGTCATCTCCGGATTGATGCTCGGATTATGGAAGAAACCGCTTGAAGCAAAGTAA
- the pfkB gene encoding 1-phosphofructokinase has product MIYTVTLNPSIDYIVEVEDLRLGDLNRMKRDLKLPGGKGINVSRVLKQLGVQNKAMGFLGGFTGRYIEDWLHEESISSDFVFVSDDTRINIKLKHGEETEINGVGPAILDPEADALLQKLAALNAEDVVILSGSVPPSLGADFYDKLISVCKQSGAEFVIDTTGAALQKALAYQPLLVKPNHHELAELFGVTIDTREEIITYGRKLLDAGAKHVLVSMAGEGALFITEQGVYHANAPKGKVKNSVGAGDSMIAGFVGTLSLTGDLLEAFRAGVASGSATAFSDDLADREFIEQLRPLIQISEV; this is encoded by the coding sequence ATGATCTATACTGTAACGCTTAATCCTTCCATTGATTATATCGTGGAAGTGGAAGATTTGAGACTGGGTGACTTGAACCGGATGAAACGTGATTTGAAGCTTCCCGGAGGGAAGGGGATTAACGTATCCCGAGTGCTTAAACAGCTTGGGGTTCAGAATAAGGCTATGGGATTCCTTGGCGGCTTCACCGGCCGATATATTGAGGATTGGTTACACGAAGAATCAATTTCAAGCGATTTCGTGTTTGTTTCTGATGATACGCGGATTAACATCAAGCTCAAGCATGGAGAAGAAACGGAGATTAACGGTGTTGGACCCGCCATTCTTGATCCGGAAGCCGATGCACTATTGCAAAAGCTGGCTGCTCTGAACGCGGAGGATGTAGTGATTTTGTCGGGAAGCGTTCCCCCATCACTGGGTGCAGATTTCTATGACAAGCTTATATCTGTGTGCAAACAGAGTGGAGCGGAATTCGTCATTGACACTACTGGTGCTGCACTTCAAAAAGCGCTGGCGTATCAGCCATTGCTGGTTAAACCGAACCATCATGAGCTTGCAGAGCTATTCGGCGTAACAATAGACACGAGGGAAGAGATTATTACTTATGGACGCAAGCTGCTGGATGCAGGAGCGAAACATGTACTGGTTTCCATGGCGGGTGAAGGGGCTTTGTTCATTACGGAGCAAGGGGTATACCACGCCAACGCACCAAAAGGTAAAGTGAAAAATTCTGTAGGTGCAGGGGATTCCATGATCGCTGGTTTTGTAGGGACACTGTCTTTGACAGGAGACTTGTTGGAGGCGTTCCGTGCAGGCGTTGCCTCGGGTAGTGCAACCGCATTCTCTGATGATTTAGCGGACAGAGAATTCATTGAACAGCTGAGACCGCTGATCCAAATCTCAGAAGTGTAA
- a CDS encoding DeoR/GlpR family DNA-binding transcription regulator translates to MMFEEERKQKIVLFVEKNSRASVQELSQEMGVSESTVRRDLKELEEAKLLKRTHGGAVSLQSVNFEAAYPDKEDHLLDEKQRIARKAVEMIQEGDAILLDAGTTTLQIARELKNFSNIKVITNSIMALNELRDCRNIEVSITGGMLRPDTMAFVGPMTERSLDMVRVDKTFLATNGLDLREGITTPNMLEAATKRKMIAVAKQVILLADHSKLGQVSFSKVADVTEMDHCIIDSGASDKFIREITQLGVDFTLV, encoded by the coding sequence ATGATGTTTGAGGAAGAGAGAAAACAAAAAATCGTGCTTTTTGTGGAAAAAAACTCAAGAGCTTCTGTACAGGAGCTAAGTCAGGAAATGGGCGTATCCGAGTCTACTGTGCGCCGTGATCTGAAGGAGCTGGAAGAAGCCAAGCTATTAAAGCGTACTCATGGCGGAGCGGTTTCCTTGCAGAGTGTCAATTTTGAGGCGGCTTATCCTGATAAGGAAGATCATTTATTGGATGAGAAGCAACGGATTGCCCGCAAAGCAGTGGAGATGATTCAGGAGGGTGACGCTATACTGCTTGATGCAGGAACAACAACACTGCAGATTGCCAGAGAGCTGAAGAACTTTTCGAATATCAAAGTCATTACGAACTCGATTATGGCGCTGAATGAGCTGCGGGATTGCCGCAATATCGAAGTCTCAATTACAGGTGGTATGCTTCGCCCGGATACGATGGCTTTTGTTGGACCGATGACAGAACGTTCCTTAGATATGGTGAGAGTGGATAAAACTTTTCTTGCTACTAATGGACTGGATTTGCGGGAAGGCATCACAACCCCGAACATGTTAGAGGCAGCTACAAAACGCAAAATGATCGCAGTCGCCAAGCAAGTTATTCTACTGGCAGATCACAGTAAGCTGGGGCAGGTATCCTTTAGCAAGGTTGCTGATGTGACGGAAATGGATCATTGCATTATAGATTCAGGAGCGTCTGACAAATTCATCCGTGAGATCACGCAATTGGGTGTGGATTTCACGCTGGTATAA
- a CDS encoding AI-2E family transporter, with protein MFLLPQQKYFRTSLAIIAFLLILYLGSKVMFLFAPLGAIFKLLLVPMMLSGFMYYLLRPLVRILEKRKLNRAFSILLIYFLIAGLFVLFWILVWPTLQEQIQNFIDNTPYLVQGLQDQFNALRENPTLSRFFKGDSDVAARLSEFLSDTITWVTNSMSNLIGVVSSIVVLIATLPIILYYMLKDDYKLSPKLQGLIPRKYRKEGQEMLGDIDSALSSFIVTRVVLNVVLGIMLYIGFLIIGLPYSLLLAVISVPLNFIPYVGSFLAAIPVIIVGFIESPTMAIWSLVIIFIAQQIQDNVLSPIIYGKSLDVHPLTTVILVLIGGDFYGIIGVLIALPVYMIIKIVFLRVYEIIIADRKDEAEPIKKEEL; from the coding sequence ATGTTTTTATTGCCACAACAGAAGTATTTTCGGACAAGCCTTGCTATTATCGCCTTTTTACTGATTTTGTACTTAGGCTCCAAAGTAATGTTTCTCTTCGCGCCACTAGGTGCCATTTTCAAATTATTACTTGTTCCCATGATGTTATCAGGGTTTATGTACTACCTGCTGCGTCCGTTAGTAAGAATCCTAGAGAAAAGAAAATTAAACCGGGCGTTCTCCATCCTGCTCATTTATTTTCTGATTGCGGGCTTGTTCGTTCTCTTCTGGATTCTAGTCTGGCCGACACTGCAAGAACAAATTCAGAACTTTATTGATAACACTCCCTACCTCGTGCAAGGTTTGCAGGATCAGTTCAATGCATTGAGGGAGAATCCGACACTGTCACGTTTTTTCAAAGGGGATTCTGACGTCGCGGCCCGTTTATCAGAATTTCTTAGCGATACTATTACCTGGGTTACCAATTCCATGTCCAATTTGATTGGCGTTGTTTCCAGCATTGTAGTGTTAATCGCCACTTTGCCCATCATTCTGTACTACATGCTAAAAGATGACTATAAGCTATCGCCTAAACTTCAAGGCTTAATTCCGAGAAAATATCGGAAGGAAGGCCAAGAGATGCTTGGAGATATCGACAGCGCCTTAAGCAGCTTCATCGTCACACGTGTGGTGCTAAATGTCGTACTCGGTATTATGTTATATATAGGATTCCTTATCATCGGACTGCCTTACTCCCTGTTGCTCGCCGTAATTTCAGTGCCTCTTAACTTCATTCCATATGTGGGTTCATTCTTAGCAGCGATTCCGGTAATAATAGTAGGTTTCATTGAATCACCGACGATGGCCATATGGTCTCTAGTCATAATTTTCATTGCCCAGCAGATCCAGGATAATGTACTCTCACCGATTATTTACGGAAAATCATTGGATGTTCATCCACTGACTACGGTCATCCTTGTCCTTATAGGTGGAGACTTCTACGGTATTATCGGAGTTCTTATTGCGCTCCCTGTTTATATGATTATAAAAATTGTTTTCCTGCGCGTGTATGAGATTATTATTGCAGACCGTAAAGATGAAGCTGAGCCTATCAAAAAAGAGGAGCTATAA
- the ung gene encoding uracil-DNA glycosylase — protein sequence MFGNDWDEVLQDEMQKPYFLKLMDVLTEEYKEHTVYPPKELLFTALKLTPYKETRVVILGQDPYHGPGQAHGLSFSVNPGVRIPPSLRNIYAELKEDVGVPVPNHGSLLHLAEQGVLLLNTVLTVREGEAGSHKGLGWETFTDTIMQKLNERTTPMVFILWGSHAQKKGAFIDQSRHKVLQSPHPSPLSSHRGFFGSRPFSKANQFLESQGMEGIDWFIPDL from the coding sequence ATGTTTGGCAACGATTGGGATGAGGTATTGCAGGATGAAATGCAAAAGCCTTATTTTTTAAAATTAATGGATGTACTAACAGAAGAATATAAGGAACATACCGTTTATCCGCCAAAAGAATTATTGTTCACAGCATTAAAACTAACGCCTTATAAGGAGACTCGTGTAGTTATTTTAGGTCAAGATCCTTATCATGGTCCCGGACAAGCTCACGGACTAAGCTTCTCTGTCAATCCGGGGGTACGTATCCCTCCGTCACTGCGCAATATTTATGCAGAGCTGAAGGAGGACGTCGGTGTGCCTGTTCCGAACCACGGCTCTTTATTGCACTTAGCAGAGCAGGGAGTGTTGTTGCTGAACACCGTACTGACGGTACGTGAGGGTGAGGCGGGTTCACATAAAGGTCTGGGCTGGGAGACATTCACAGACACCATAATGCAAAAGCTGAATGAAAGAACTACGCCCATGGTATTTATATTATGGGGGAGTCATGCGCAGAAAAAAGGTGCTTTCATCGACCAAAGCCGGCATAAGGTGCTGCAATCACCTCATCCAAGCCCTCTCTCGTCGCATCGTGGATTCTTTGGCAGTCGTCCGTTCTCGAAGGCCAATCAATTTCTAGAGTCGCAGGGTATGGAAGGAATAGATTGGTTCATTCCGGACTTATAA
- the rnhA gene encoding ribonuclease H — translation MAKQKYYVVWEGKQPGVYSTWAECQAQTDHYTGAKYKSYESKAAADAAYKAGWKGNWGTGAAGAAKSKGTSSFKRSATVETSEEIDYNSISVDVGTRGNPGPVEYKGVDTQTGDIIFSCGPIKKGTNNLGEFLAIVHALALLKKEGSDKTVYSDSVNAMKWVKQKKVATTLPRDSSTEEIWVLIDRAERWLQTNTYDNKVLKWHTKEWGEIKADYGRK, via the coding sequence ATGGCCAAACAGAAATATTATGTAGTCTGGGAAGGTAAACAACCGGGAGTCTATAGCACTTGGGCAGAATGCCAGGCACAGACAGATCATTATACCGGTGCAAAATATAAATCCTATGAATCCAAAGCAGCAGCTGATGCGGCATATAAAGCGGGCTGGAAGGGGAATTGGGGAACAGGGGCAGCTGGTGCAGCAAAGTCTAAGGGGACTAGTTCTTTTAAACGCAGTGCTACAGTAGAGACCTCTGAGGAGATTGATTACAACAGTATTTCAGTAGATGTGGGGACTCGTGGTAATCCGGGGCCTGTTGAATATAAGGGTGTAGATACACAAACGGGAGATATCATTTTCTCCTGTGGTCCGATCAAAAAGGGCACTAATAATTTAGGTGAATTTTTAGCGATTGTCCATGCCTTGGCGTTGTTGAAGAAAGAGGGAAGCGATAAAACGGTTTACAGTGATTCTGTAAATGCAATGAAGTGGGTGAAGCAGAAGAAGGTGGCAACAACCTTGCCGCGCGATTCTTCAACAGAGGAAATTTGGGTGCTTATTGATCGGGCAGAGCGTTGGTTGCAAACCAATACATATGACAATAAGGTGCTCAAGTGGCACACAAAAGAGTGGGGCGAGATCAAAGCGGATTATGGTCGGAAATAA
- a CDS encoding type 1 glutamine amidotransferase family protein, whose amino-acid sequence MKKEVLMFLSNGYADWESGYISAELNKPESEFKVSTVALTSDNVKSMGGFTVVPDYTLDSLPVQYEMLILIGGTGWKDNSAITPVIEKCLQESVPIAAICDATTFLAEHGYLDNIPHTGNSLDYLKQNAPNYKGDANYIEKQAVSSEHIITANGTAALEFAREVMKKLEGFPIETVEGWYNFFKDGFYQE is encoded by the coding sequence ATGAAAAAAGAAGTTTTGATGTTTCTATCCAATGGCTACGCTGATTGGGAAAGCGGATATATTAGTGCCGAACTAAATAAGCCGGAGAGTGAATTTAAAGTAAGCACAGTTGCTTTAACTAGCGACAATGTCAAATCTATGGGTGGATTTACTGTTGTACCTGACTATACTTTAGACAGTTTACCTGTTCAGTATGAAATGTTAATTTTAATCGGGGGCACAGGCTGGAAAGATAATTCAGCTATTACTCCAGTGATTGAAAAATGTTTGCAGGAGAGTGTACCTATTGCCGCTATATGTGACGCTACAACTTTTTTGGCTGAACATGGCTATTTAGACAACATACCGCATACCGGAAATTCATTGGATTATTTAAAACAAAACGCTCCTAATTATAAAGGAGATGCAAATTATATAGAAAAACAGGCAGTTTCGAGTGAACATATCATTACTGCTAATGGTACGGCTGCTTTAGAATTTGCAAGGGAAGTTATGAAGAAGTTAGAGGGTTTCCCAATCGAAACCGTCGAGGGATGGTACAATTTTTTCAAAGATGGTTTTTATCAAGAATAA